The following proteins are co-located in the Pedobacter frigiditerrae genome:
- a CDS encoding DUF4955 domain-containing protein, with the protein MTSIHQKIFSGALLFTLFVVNNAMGQSTVSSQLFQAYQKDKERSILPDFSYAGYQSGEKAIPDIKDYKVFNVLEFGAIPNDEISDKDAIQAAINAANKNGSGIVFFPKGRFLINQDTAQVKGIISKASNIIFRGSGAGQGGTELFMKEMLSPINPKQMWTGRPMITFTAGGKDMEIGQVQKAAKVGDVELTLDKIGQLKVGDWIALKMLNNSPALIKETLGRHELNPNWKYLVNKGVDVCVYYQIVKMDGLTIGLHAPIAINIDPKYGWTVSKFANAEEVGIEDISFVGNWQTKFVHHASWKDDSGYNLFIFSRITNSWMRNCRFTNCNVAAIVQQSANISILNCTVNGNAGHEAITSNHSTNVLLANLVDEASQWHSFGSSNGAVNTVIYNCTYPANTSFESHASQPRNTLLDNVTGGFMAGHQGGAIENLPNHLQGLVFWNYKQTNKAIKDFNFWPDDKEDVWFKMVQPIIAGFISTGTTFKTENLSFVEGLDKRVSPSSLYEAQLQQRLKKVPTWFKQLNNK; encoded by the coding sequence ATGACTTCAATTCATCAAAAAATATTCAGTGGTGCTCTGTTATTTACACTATTTGTAGTGAACAACGCTATGGGGCAGTCAACTGTATCATCACAATTATTCCAAGCCTATCAAAAAGATAAAGAGCGGTCTATATTGCCAGATTTCTCTTATGCTGGTTATCAAAGTGGCGAAAAAGCCATTCCTGATATCAAAGATTACAAGGTGTTTAATGTGCTTGAATTTGGAGCCATACCAAATGATGAGATTTCAGATAAGGATGCCATTCAAGCAGCAATTAACGCTGCTAACAAAAATGGTTCTGGTATTGTCTTTTTCCCAAAGGGAAGGTTTTTGATTAATCAGGATACTGCTCAAGTTAAAGGGATTATATCAAAAGCAAGTAACATCATTTTTCGAGGCAGTGGTGCAGGACAAGGAGGAACTGAATTGTTCATGAAAGAAATGCTATCTCCAATAAATCCAAAGCAAATGTGGACTGGAAGACCTATGATAACCTTTACCGCTGGTGGTAAGGATATGGAAATTGGTCAGGTACAAAAAGCGGCTAAAGTTGGTGATGTAGAACTAACACTAGATAAAATTGGTCAGTTAAAAGTGGGAGATTGGATTGCATTAAAAATGTTAAATAACTCACCAGCATTAATTAAGGAGACATTGGGTAGGCATGAGCTTAACCCAAATTGGAAATACCTTGTTAATAAAGGGGTAGATGTTTGTGTATACTATCAAATAGTTAAAATGGATGGCTTAACCATTGGTTTACATGCGCCAATTGCCATCAATATAGATCCAAAATATGGTTGGACTGTTTCCAAATTTGCAAATGCAGAAGAGGTTGGTATTGAAGATATTTCTTTTGTTGGTAACTGGCAAACCAAGTTTGTGCACCACGCTTCTTGGAAAGATGATAGTGGTTACAATCTTTTCATTTTTTCAAGAATTACCAATTCATGGATGCGCAATTGTAGGTTCACTAACTGTAATGTTGCAGCAATTGTACAACAAAGTGCCAATATAAGTATCTTAAATTGTACGGTAAATGGCAATGCTGGGCATGAAGCAATTACTTCCAATCATTCTACCAATGTTTTACTAGCTAATTTAGTGGATGAAGCTTCTCAATGGCATTCGTTTGGTAGTTCAAATGGAGCGGTAAATACGGTAATTTATAATTGTACTTATCCAGCTAACACATCTTTTGAATCCCATGCCAGTCAGCCCAGAAATACACTTTTAGATAATGTTACTGGAGGTTTTATGGCTGGGCACCAAGGAGGCGCCATAGAAAATTTACCTAATCATTTGCAAGGTTTAGTTTTTTGGAATTATAAACAAACCAACAAGGCGATTAAAGATTTTAATTTTTGGCCTGATGATAAAGAAGATGTTTGGTTTAAAATGGTTCAGCCTATTATTGCAGGATTTATAAGTACGGGTACAACATTTAAAACGGAGAACTTAAGCTTTGTAGAAGGATTGGATAAAAGAGTTTCTCCAAGCTCACTTTACGAAGCACAATTACAACAACGATTAAAAAAAGTGCCTACTTGGTTTAAGCAGTTAAACAACAAGTAG